A genomic region of Mugil cephalus isolate CIBA_MC_2020 chromosome 5, CIBA_Mcephalus_1.1, whole genome shotgun sequence contains the following coding sequences:
- the LOC125007830 gene encoding LOW QUALITY PROTEIN: proteinase-activated receptor 4-like (The sequence of the model RefSeq protein was modified relative to this genomic sequence to represent the inferred CDS: inserted 2 bases in 1 codon) — MLMVRQKTEKDDLKKNEAVDLDSVFLLSPVYSASLSPAEDECPNITFTISVSAGLRTFRHLKEIQAPATNLDLPVLYLLAFSVGLTIILALWAQVFRTKPLPSTTLLINLTVADCLLLLVLPFCIIYHFRGNHWGRGEPFCRVVMXLFYGNMYGSMWCLALVALDRYVALVHPFSARTLGSRKVSVIMTVAVWLVVLAAMLPLLLSRQTYVLDELKITTCHDALPEEKHQGYFLPCFATLFASSFIVL, encoded by the exons ATGCTGATGGTGAGACAGAAGACTGAGAAAGACGACCTGAAGAAGAATGAAGCTGTTGATCTGGACTCTGTCTTCCTGCTGTCTCCGGTCTACAGCgcctctctgtctcctgctgAAGACGAATGTCCCAACAT AACATTCACCATCTCCGTCTCTGCAGGTCTACGGACCTTCAGGCATCTGAAGGAGATCCAGGCTCCAGCCACCAATCTGGACCTGCCAGTCCTCTACCTGCTGGCCTTCAGCGTGGGACTCACCATCATCCTGGCTCTCTGGGCCCAGGTGTTCAGGACCAAACCACTACCGTCCACCACGTTACTCATCAACCTGACAGTGGCTGACTGCCTCCTACTGTTGGTGCTCCCGTTTTGTATTATCTACCACTTCCGGGGGAACCACTGGGGGCGGGGGGAGCCTTTTTGCCGGGTTGTCAT GCTGTTTTACGGCAACATGTACGGCTCCATGTGGTGTCTGGCCCTGGTGGCCCTGGACAGGTATGTGGCTTTGGTTCACCCGTTTAGTGCCAGGACTCTGGGTAGCCGGAAGGTGTCTGTGATCATGACAGTTGCGGTGTGGCTGGTGGTGCTAGCCGCTATGCTACCACTGCTCCTGTCACGGCAGACCTACGTGCTGGATGAACTGAAGATCACCACCTGCCATGATGCCCTCCCTGAGGAGAAACACCAGGGCTACTTCCTGCCATGCTTTGCCACCTTGTTTGCCTCTAGCTTCATAGTTCTATAG
- the rnf130 gene encoding E3 ubiquitin-protein ligase RNF130 — translation MSPRWTHLSFLSILSVLPTLPVLLLMQMGPVVGGRPDRNLVLEENVGATVNATVLDGRGHTVHVMSSDEGTYGQNSPKVDTRGVVLAPAPHHGVVDRQGCDPSTRFHVPPRIVHWVALLQRGNCTFKEKILKAAAYNATAVLIYNNSTDKTVKMGHEGTGDTVAVMITETYGKEILAQLERNQTVLVSVVVGQRGPNKTLTRGSLVFVSISFIVLMIISSAWLVFYFIQKIRLSTRDHGQRRLGDAAKKAIGKLTTRTVKRGDKETDPDFNHCAVCIEAYQLNDVVRILPCKHVFHKVCVDPWLNEHCTCPMCKLNILKALGIMTSLPCVDSVVLDVERLGDRQASGSQRTPLGDVSQSSISLEPLSPAPPEATPRSSTDITIAVTSGGGHFFNRTSVSPRNVVCEMELPDIQASLNLYDDNKS, via the exons ATGTCCCCGAGGTGGACTCACCTGTCCTTCCTATCCATCCTGTCCGTCCTGCCCACCCTGCCTGTCCTGCTCCTGATGCAGATGGGGCCGGTGGTGGGAGGGCGCCCAGACAGGAACCTGGTTCTGGAGGAGAACGTGGGGGCCACGGTGAACGCCACGGTGTTGGACGGACGAGGACACACTGTCCACGTGATGAGCAGCGACGAGGGGACATATGGACAGAACTCCCCAAAAGTGGACACCAGGGGCGTCGTCCTCGCACCTGCACCACATCATGGAG TGGTGGACCGGCAGGGCTGTGACCCCAGCACCCGTTTCCATGTCCCCCCACGGATCGTCCACTGGGTGGCGCTGCTGCAGAGAGGCAACTGCACCTTTAAAGAGAAGATCCTGAAGGCCGCCGCCTACAACGCCACTGCTGTCCTCATCTACAACAACTCCACTGACAAGACGGTCAAGATGGGACATGAAG GTACTGGGGACACGGTGGCCGTGATGATTACAGAGACCTACGGTAAAGAGATTCTGGCCCAGCTGGAGCGGAACCAGACGGTTCTGGTCTCGGTGGTGGTGGGTCAACGTGGACCCAACAAAACCCTGACCAGAGGCTCCTTGGTGTTCGTCTCCATCTCCTTCATCGTCCTCATGATCATCTCTTCGGCCTGGCTCGTCTTCTACTTCATCCAGAAGATCCGTCTCAGCACCCGGGACCATGGCCAG CGTCGTCTTGGTGATGCAGCAAAGAAAGCCATCGGGAAGTTGACTACGAGAACggtgaagagaggagacaaG GAAACGGATCCAGACTTTAACCATTGTGCCGTCTGTATCGAAGCCTACCAGCTGAACGATGTGGTTCGGATCCTGCCCTGCAA ACATGTCTTCCATAAGGTCTGTGTGGACCCCTGGTTGAATGAACACTGCACGTGTCCCATGTGTAAACTCAACATCCTCAAAGCTCTGGGTATCATG ACCAGTCTTCCATGTGTGGACAGCGTTGTCCTGGACGTCGAGCGTCTCGGGGACAGACAGGCATCAGGAAGCCAGAGGACGCCACTGGGAGACGTCAGCCAATCGTCTATCAGCCTGGAGCCTCTCAGCCCCGCCCCCCCAGAGGCCACGCCCAGAAGCTCCACTGACATCACCATCGCTGTGACCA GTGGGGGCGGTCACTTCTTCAACAGAACCTCGGTTTCTCCTCGTAACGTCGTTTGTGAGATGGAGCTTCCCGACATTCAGGCCTCGCTGAACCTCTATGATGACAACAAGTCCTGA